ACTCATGCGCTGATTAAAATGGATGCTCCTGATGCTGATCATGTGCAAGTGGTATTCAACGCTGTTGCATTCAGCGACTGGCTCAACTGGGTCACCAGCCTGAAAGCGCAGCAAATCCGACTGGATACCAGCCAGATTGAAGCATTGCCTGCGCCGGGCATGGTCAGCGTGACTGCGACGCTGCAACGCGCCCAGCATTGAACATGAAGCGATTAACTATCATCACCATTGGACTTGCAGTCTATACGCTAGCTATTATCATTACCGCGCCCGCAACATTGATGGATACGGCCTTGCAGCGCATCAGTCAGGGCAAATTGCGTCTGGTTGAAACACAGGGCACGCTATGGTCAGGGACGGGACAACTTGAGATACGGGATACCAGTGGACGAGCTGGTGGTGCACAAAGTCTGGCCTGGCATATGCAGCCCGCGTCGTTACTGCGCGGACATCTGGTTTACCTGCTCAATCTGGCGCAATCGACCCAGCCGGTTACCGTAACATTATCGGTATCCCAGGTTGAGATTACGAACGCCGACATCAACCTGCCAGCCACAGTCCTGGGTCTGGCCATACCCAAATTAGCACCGCTGGGTCTGAGCGGTGATCTATCGCTGCACGTCGCCAACCTCACTTTCGCATCCGACCGTATGCAGGGCAATACCAGCCTGCAATGGCGCGATGCCGGATCAGCGTTTACCACCGTTTCGCCACTGGGAGACTATGAATTGACACTTAATGGCGACGGCGCCACCACGCATGCCTTGCTGCGTACCCTGCAAGGGCCGCTCAAGCTGGATGGCAAAGGCACCTGGGCAAACGGGGATAAGCCGAATTTTCTGGCGACTGCCCAGGTTCCACCGCAACAACAGCAACAACTTGATCCGCTGTTACGCCTGATTGCAGTAACGCGTGGTGCGGGCAGCTACGAATTGCAGCTCAAATAAACCAACAGTACTGGGCGCATTTCACTGCCCGAACGACCAGAACATGGCGATCACGGCTATCGCCATGACTACTGTGCATACCCAGCCCAGCACTTTCAGTCTGCGTGAAATGACGAATTGCCCCATGATATCCGCGCGTGTCGCCATCAGCATCATCACCGCCATAATCGGTACGGAAATGACGCCGTTGATGACCGCGCTCCAGTACAAAGCTTTAATCGGGTCGATAGGCGTAAAGCAGAGACCGACACCGATTAACGTAGAAATGACGATAATGCTATAAAAGCCCTTGGCCTTATTTGGTTTAAGTTCCAGGCTGTTGCGCCAATTGAATGCACCAGCTAGCGCGTAGGCAGCGGAACCGGCCAAAACAGGAATTGCCAGCATACCAGTACCAATAATGCCCGCACTGAACAGCCAGAAAGCAAAATCCCCAGCGATCGGACGCAGTGCTGACGCCGCCTGTGCCGATGTCTGTATCTCGGTTATACCATGCATATTGAGCGTCACGGCGGTCGTCAGAATGATAAAAAAAGCGACCAAATTGGAAAAACCCATACCGATATACGTATCGAGCTTGATACGCCGGAAATTGGCTTCTGCCTGCTCAGGCGCCTTTTTTAACGCCTTTGCCTGCGGATTAGCATGCTGCTCCTCAACCTCTTGCGAAGCCTGCCAGAAAAACAGATAAGGACTAATGGTGGTACCGAACACCGCAACGACAGTGGTGATGTACGCCGGCTGCCAGGACAGATGCGGCAGCATGGTATTGATTACCACCTGCGTCCACGGTATGTGTATGACGAACGCAGTGGCAACGTATGCAAGCAATGACAGGGTAAGCCATTTCAACACCCGCACGTAACGGCTATACGGGATAAATATTTGCAGCAACAGCGATACCACGCCAAAACCGACGGCGTACCAGTGCGTTGGGCCGCCGCCTACCATCAGCTTCAACGCATCCGCCATGGCAGCCACGTCAGCAGCGATATTGATAGTATTGGCCACTAACAGCAACCCGACGATGCTGTATAACAGCTTGGCCGGATAGTGTTGGCGCATATTGGTGGCCAGACCATGACCGCTGACCCGACCAATCTTGGCACTGATAACCTGGATGCCGACCATCAACGGGTAAGTCAGCCATACCGTCCACAACATGCTTAAACCAAACTGTGCGCCAGCTTGTGAATAGGTGGCGATGCCGCTGGGATCGTCGTCGGCAGCACCTGTAATCAGACCCGGGCCGAGCTTTTTTAGCCAGGACACCTTACCTACATCTTCACTGCTTACTGCTACTTTCACATGTGCCATATGACGCCCTATAGGAACAACAACCTGTCGCAGGCAATACCGTTGCTAACGGCTACGATACTAGCTGCGCGGACCAATACAGTTCCGTGCGCTATCGCACAGATAGGCCATGGATCAGCATGCTACGCTTGTTGCAGGAGGATAAGAACATGCAGATTAACCGGGCAATATTATTGGGGTGGGTATCTGCTTTTATATTTATCTGCAACGCATGGCTCGGGACCGCACAATCATTTGCCACCGAGTCGAATCTATCCAACATACCGCTACGCGCCAAGTACACGGAAGTCAGCAAACAATTGCGCATCAATCCGTTTCGACGTGCGCTCTATCTGAATTCAACCGAAACTTCGCATGATTTAAAAGGCGATATTTATGCCGTGGTCGATTATCCGTTTACCACGGTCAATCTCGCCCTCAACAATTCCGCACATTGGTGCGATGTGTTGATACTGCACATGAATGTCAAATACTGCCATGCCGCCCGTAACAGCGGCAAAACTGTCCTCAGCGTTAACCTCGGCAGAAAATACTATCAACCGCTGGAAGATACCTATCGGCTCGAATTCGACTATCGCGATGTCATCACAACGCCGGACTATTTCGCTGTGGAACTCAATGCCGAAAACGGTCCGTTAAGCACCCGAGATTATCGCATCTGGATTGAAGCCACGCCGGTGGCTGATGGGCGAACTTTTCTGCATATCACCTATGCCTATGCATTTGGTTTCACCGGACGCCTGGCCATGCAAGGCTATCTGACCACTATCGGCAGGGATAAAATCGGCTTCACCGTCACCGGCAAACAGCCCGATGGTCAGCCAGACTTTATCCAAGGGGTGCGCGGTGTGGTGGAACGCAATACCATGCGCTACTATCTGGCCATTGATGCTTACCTTGCCGGATTGAACACGCCACCCAAAAATCAGCTGGAGCAGCGTTTGCAATTTTGGTATGGGAATACCGAGCAATATTCGCGGCAACTACATGAAGTAGAACGGGGCGATTACCTTGTTATGAAACATAAGGAATATCTGCGCCAACAGCTAGCCCGATAGCTGGAATAACCGGGTAAGCAGCGTTATGCCGCATGATGAGCTGTAACCAGCATGATATCGGTAACGTCCCTGCCTACACCGCGATAACCTTCAAAGCGACCAGTCGCATCAAACATCGGCTCACCGCTCACCTGAAAATACTGATGCGCCCCGTTCACACCGATCCGGCTGCAGATTAAATCCAGAAATGGCCGCCGCGCGGTTATGTTGGCATTGAGTGCTGCGCGTTCAGCCTTATCCCAGTGCACCAACTGCGCGCCCGAGATTACTTCCAGAAAATCATCATCAATAGGTGCACCGAGCAGTTCCTGCACCGGGCCATGTATCTTGGTGAAATAGCCATCCTCATCCTGTTCCCAGAACCAGTCCGAGGCCAGTTCAGACAGGCGGCGAAAATGCGCTTCACTGTCACGCAATTCGGCAGTACGTAGCGTCACAGTTTGTTCCAGAGCCTGATTAAACTGTTGCAGCTGCTTGTATAACAAGCGCACTTCCAGCATGTTGTGGATACGCGTTTTAACCTCGATCAGCTCAAATGGTTTAGCCACAAAATCCTTCGCCCCGGAAGACAGCGCCCGCAGCTTGTGGCCTGGTTGCGCAGTAATGACCAGTACTGGCACATAGCCGTTAATATCGATTTTCTGCAAACCTTCCATCACTTCAAAACCATCCATGCCCGGCATCTGCAAATCAAGCAGTATCAGGTCATAGTGATGAGCGCGATGCAGATCGCAAACAGCAAACGGATCCATGGTCGAGCTAATAGACAGATAACCGGCTTCGCTCAGCATTTGCTCCAGCAGCAGCACATTAGCATGCTGATCATCGACTATCAGTATCCTGGCGTTGAATATGTCGTCTGCAGTTATCACGACAAATCGCCTGCATTCAGTTTAACTGTTGATTGCTGTTCAGCCATATCCAGCGCCATGTCCAGCGCTTCCATAAATTCGTTCACTTTGATCGGCTTGGTGAGATACCGGAAAAAACCTGCCTCTATACCCTTGCTGATATCCAGCGGCATGGCATTGGCACTGATGGCAAGCACCGGAATATGGGCTGTTACCGGATCATCACGCAAAATTTTCAATGCCTGAATACCGCTGATGCCAGGCAGATTGATATCCATCAGTATCACTTTCGGCTGATGGATGCGCGCCAGCATAATACCGCGCGTGCCATCGCTCGCACCCAGCAGGCGCAAATCGGGACGCCGCGCAATGAGCTGTTCGACCAGTTGCATATTTGCCCGGTTATCTTCTATATACAGCAGGGTACGTAGCGAGTCGCCATGTTGAACACGTGCTTTGGGTATGACCGAAGGTTCATTGGCATCTTCTATAAATTGCGGAATAGCCGCGAGATCCAGCTCTATCCAGAACACACTACCCACGCCGACCGTGCTTTCCACACCAATTTCACCGCCCATCAATTCGACCAGCCGCTTGCTGACTACCAGACCGATGCCGGTACCTTCCTCAGCGCTTGCCTCTTGTCCGAGACGGTTAAACGGCTGGAATAATTGCACGATTTTTTCCGGAGGCAGACCTTCACCGGTATCTTGCACACTGATGCGTATGCGCTCAGCCGAAACTACACTGCACGTCACATCGACCGATCCACCGGCGCGATTGTATTTGATTGCATTGGTCAGCAGATTGATCAGTACCTGTTTTACCCGGGTTCGGTCAGCATTCACATAATAATGGCTGCCAAACTGGGGGAAACTCATGCGAATCCCGTTTTTCTGAGCCTGCGGTTCTATCATGGACTGACAATCCAGCAACACTTCGGGCAATGACATAGGTTCCAGCGATAGCGACAGTTTGCCGGACTCGATCAAGGCCAGATCGAGGATTTCATTAATCAGCTCCAGCAGATACCATCCCGCCTGCAGAATCTGGTCGATGCTGCCCTTTTGAGTAGGCGTTGGCAGCGGCGTTCCCGACTCCATTAATTGCGCAAATCCCAGTATCGCATTGAGCGGTGAACGCAATTCATGACTCATACTGGACAGGAAATCCGATTTGGCAAGATTGGCTTTATCCGCAACGAATTTGGCACTTTTCAACTCGGCATTAGTTTCCTGCAGCGCCTGATCCAGGCGCTTGCGCTCGGTAACATCACGCGCAGCAGCGAACACTCCTTGCAACTGATTATCCCGATCATAGAAAGTTGTCGCATTGTAAGACACCACGGTTTCCTTGCCATTTCGGGCACGCGCGGTGAGCTCGTAGTCAGTGACTTTCTTGTCGCTTAACACCAGTTTGATGCCGGCCTCCGCCCGCTCCGGATCGGTGAAGTAATTCTTGAATGGCGCGCCTATCAATTCATCACGCGTACATCCGGTAAGTGCTTCCATCTGATTATTGACATCGGTAATGACACCGGACGGATTAGTCGTCATGATCGCGTCGATGTTGGATTCGATCAGCGAGCGCGTATAGAACTGGTAGTCGCGCAGCCGCTGATCCAGCAGTCGCTGCTCGGCTTCAACCTGCTTGCGTGCAGTATTATCAGTGCCAATCAGCAGATAGCCGATAATGGCATTTTGCGCATCGCGCAGTGCGGTAACTGATACCACTGCCGGGAAACGGCTGCCATCTTTACGAATGTACGTCAGTTCATAAATATCCTCGATGCCACGCGAGGCTTTAAACACCAATGCCTCGAAACCCGGTGTAATCGGGGTTTCCAGCTCAATACTCAATGCAGCGGCACGCGCGATCACTTCCTCCGGGTCAGAAATATCGGCTGGCGTAATCTTGTTCATCACGTCGGCGGCAGCGTATCCGAGCATACGTTCGGCACCCACATTGAAAATCTGAATCACGCCCTTCTCATCGGTGGCAATACTCGAAAAATTCGCGCTATTAAGAATCGCGTTCTGCAATGCGCCAGTTTTAAGCAAGGTTTCCTGACGCCTGACCTCAGTGATACCCTCTGCCGAACCTGCAGTTGGATTACGAAATGTAGAGTCACTGATAGTGTTAAGCATTACTTACCTTTGTTAAAGCGCAAATTAATCTATGGAGCCGATGGATGCAGGTGCAAACCACCAAACTGGATTGTTGATATCGCTATCAGACAACGCTTATGCTGATTACTGGCAAAGTAGGAGTTACGCGCGAAGTTTTTTGCATAACCATACTTGATGATAGCTGTCTGACACTATATTGACTGTGCGTTGGCACACACATTAACCTGCATGTATCAGAAATAGCTGAATTACCAGCTTAAAAAAAACGGCCACAAATTAGTGACCAAGTACAGAAGGCTGATTCAGGGATGATTCATCATGAGGAAGCATGGATTCAGTCACATCCTTGCCGATACCACGGTAACCCGAAAATCGGCCGGATGCACTAAATATGGGCTCTCCGCTCACCATCAAATATTGCTGCGAGCCATCGGGATGGATCCGGCTATAGACGAAATCCAGAAATGGCTGTCTGGCCGCCAGGTTTACTTCAAGCATCCTGCGCTCAGCCTCATTCCAGCCCAGGCCATTATCATCTCTTACACTGCCCAGCGCATCATCCAGGCGAATACCCAGCATTTCCAGCACCGGGCCGAAAATTTTCACAAAGTGCCCATTTTCATCCTGCTCCCAATACCAGTCTGACGACAACTCAGTCAGACGGCGAAAACGCGCTTCACTTTGCCGTAATTCTTCCGTCCGTTCCTGCACGGTCTGCTCCAGCACTTTATTGGCATCACCAAGTTTTTTATACAGCAACCGCACTTCCAGCATGTTATGGATGCGCGTTTTTACTTCTATCATGTCGAACGGTTTTGCGATGAAGTCTTTGGCGCCGGCAGCCAGCGCACGCAATTTGTGATCGGGCTGGGCGGTGATCACCAGCACCGGGAGGTAAGCATCCAATTCGATATTCTTCAAACTCGCCATCACCTCGAATCCATCCATGCCCGGCATTTGCAGATCAAGCAGTATAAGATCGTAGTGATTTTTGCGATGCAGATCATAAACTGCATAAGGATCTGTCGTCGACGAAATGCACGTGTAGCCGGCATCGCGCAGCATTTCCTCCAGCAGCAGCACATTGGCTTGCTGGTCATCTACAACCAGTATGCAGGCATTGAGTATGGCTTGATCGCTAATCATCGTATTTATCCAGTTTCATCAGAATTTGCATTGCCCTACCCCATTTTTAGAGAATCTCAGCGCGTCGTTCAACGCATCCATCAATTTATGAATATTGATAGGTTTAGTCAGATAACAGAAAAACCCTGCGTCTGCGCCTCTCTCGATATCGTGACACATGGCATTGGCGCTGAGGGCAACCACGGGGATATGTGCTGTGGCCGGGTCTGCGCGCAGGATATCGAGTGCTTCAAATCCATTAATGCCCGGCAAATTGATGTCCATCAGGATCACATCGGGGATATGAGCGCGGGCAAGCGTGATGCCATGCTTGCCATCCTGCGCGCTGAGCATGCGTATATGCGGGTGACGCTCAATAATCTGCTCGACCAGCATCAGGTTAGCCGGATTATCTTCCACATACAGCAGGCTATACGTCTCTGGAGGTTCTTGAACAATTTCTTCGGGCATAATATCAACAGCAACAGATTGCGTTGCGACCGTGCTGTCCAACTCCACCCAGAACTCGCTGCCTACGCCGACTGTGCTTGCTACGCCTATGCTGCCTGACATCAGCTCAATCAGTTGTTTGGACACTACCAGACCAATACCCGTTCCCTGTTCGTCACCCGCTTCCTGCCCGAGACGATTGAACGGCTGGAACAGTTGCGCCAGCTTTTCTGGCGACAAACCGGCACCGTTGTCTATGATGCTGATACGTATGTGCTCTGGCGTAGGCGCAGTACATTTAACCAGCACCGTTCCCTGCTCGCGGTTGTATTTAATCGCATTGGAAAACAGGTTAATCAGCACCTGTTTCAGCCGCGTGTAGTCGGCATTGACAAACCAGGTGGGGTGACATGGCTCAAAATTTATGTGTACATCGCGCTGCTGTGCCTGCGGCTCTATCATGGTCTGGCATTCATGCAGGACATCCGCCAGCAACACAGGCTCCATTGACAATTGGACTTTACCGGATTCAATCGTTGCGAGATCAAGGATTTCATTAATCAGCGCCAGCAGATACCAGCCTGCTTTGGTAATCTGCTGCAGCCTGTCTGCCTGTGTAGACGTTGGCGGCGGCGAGCCCGCTTCCAGCAACTGGGCAAAGCCGAGGATGGCATTCAGCGGAGTGCGCAGCTCATGGCTCATGCTGGATAAGAAATCCGACTTGGCGAGGTTGGCGGTTTCTGCTGCTAGTTTTGCATTTTCCAGCTGAACTTGCGCTTTGTAGACTTGTTCAGCCAATTCCTGCGCTTCGATGGTTGTAATAATCAGTCGTTCGTTCACTTGCTGCAACATCAGCATGTGATCATCCGCTGCGGCCTGCTTCTTTTCAACCTCGTGGGCATCTTCTTCGCGTACATGCACCGCATCTTCGCGTGCAGTAACTAATTTTTCACGGTTCAGCGCAGCCGTTTCTTTGATCGCGACAGCATCATCCCCGTGCCGCCGCTCTGTTCCGCGAGCCGCCAGCAATCCGTCTTTGTCGTGACCAGTCACATCCTGCAGGCCAGGATTCTCGGTAGCTGTTGTGTCGTCATTTACATTTGTGTTCATTACCGCTTTCTCAAAGCTGCTCGTTCCGGCTACGGGGTAACCGTAGGTCGGCCTGACATGATGCCGTCATATCCAGACAAGGTCTCGCCAATAACGATACCGTCGTCGGTAATGTCGAACAGGCGGATGTCCTTGCTGTGCTGGCTGCCACGTACTTTCACCACCGAGAACACACGTTTGAACTGCCCGGCGATTTCAATATAACGCTGCACGATAATCGCATCCGCCAGAAACGCACTGCCAAAGGGGCTGAAGCGTAAATCGGTGTAACGGTCTTCCAGTTCCGAGGTCATTAATATGGTCACGCCCATGCTGGTCAGTTCGGCAACCATACGGTACAGCGAGCCACGAAAATCTTCGCTGAATTCAGGTGCCAGCGCCAGCTCGAATCCGGACAGCGAGTCAATAACAACACGCTTTGCCTGCATGCAGGTTATCATTTCGATCAGATCATGCAAGGTTTCATCTATCGACAAATCCAGCGAGCGGGTATCGATTACACCCACTTGTCCAGCCTCGACCAGCTTATGCAACTGGTTACTCAATAACTGGTTAGGGCTTTTCTCAAAAGCCGCGATCACGCCGGGTTCGCCTCTGCGCACGCCTTCGGCGAGAAATTCTGTCGCCAGGATGGTCTTGCCGGAACCAGACGGCCCGACCACCAGCAGTGAATATCCGGCCGGCAAGCCGCCGCCCAGCATGGCATCCAGTTCAGGCACGCCCATTGCAATGCGCTGCTGCCCGGTAGTTACTTGTGCCGAACTACCTACAGTGGAACCTTTCTGGATTATGGCGCGCGGGAAAACCTGTATGCCCTTATCGCTGATGCGGAACGTATGCAAGCCGGGAACCTGAGCCTGGCCCCGCATTTTGACCACCTGAATTTTGCGCAGCATGGAGTTGCGCTGCATATTTTGCGTCAGCCAGAGTATGCCATCCGCCACGGTAAAGACCGGACTGGATTCGGATTCCGGCGTCAGATATTCGCCGATCAGAAACGTGGTCGCCTGCCAGCTCGTCATTTGCATACCCAGTTGCTGCACAAACTGCTGCAGCTCGGATACGCCGTGCTTCATCTGCTTGGCAGACTGCACCACAGAGCGGAATGAATCCACGAATACCATACTGGGTGCGTAGTCTTTTACTTCTTCGGCTATGCGCGACAATACCCGGTCAAAATTCCCCTCCAGCAGATCAGATGACAAGTTAACGAAGCGTATCGAATCATTAACTTTTTTAATATCAAAAAACGGAAACTGTTGCTGGTAACGCAGCATTTTCAGGACCGGTTCCCCGAGCACGGTGAAGAACAGCGCCCGATTATCCGGATTGGCCTGTGAAAACATGATCTGATGTGCGAGCGTCGTTTTACCGCTGCCGGGCGTGCCGGCAATCAGGTTAAACGAGAATTCCGGCAGTCCGCCACCCAACAGGTTATCCAGACCGGGTACGCCTGTTGCCAGACGCCGTATATTTACCTTGTTACTCATTTTTGAATTCCTTGTCAGCCCTGTCCTGGGTGTCATTACCCCAGGCGGAACGTAAAATACTGGTGGTCAGCTGTTCGCCAATTAATGTAGCCAGAATATCGGTAAACGTAATCAATAACAGCGTATTCGCCTCACTGACTTGCGCTGCCGTTTTGGCTTTCAGGCTCATTTTCAGTTCAGCGAAGCGGTGATCAGGCTGGGGTAACGATGAACTGGCCGCAAGCCAGGGGAATGACATCTGCGTCAGGAATACACTACGCGCATACAGCGAATTGAACCCGGCTTCACCGACGATAGAAATAATCTGGGTAGCCATCTGCTCCCATAAATCAACCGCGGCATCCGCCACTTTTTCAGTGTGCTGTGCCATAAGGCTTTTAATTAGCATGTGTCGCAGCAAATCACTGTTTTCCATAATAAAAGTATCAATAATCAGTGTGTGAAACTATGTTGGTGGAATACTGGATACATCATCTGCTCCATATTGAATAAAAAACTTGCTTAACCACCCGTGACCTGTTCGCTTCGGCTCTCTATAGCATGCGATAGCTGGTAAATACCGGGGTGCTGACATGGAAAAAATCCCATCCCAACGTGAAAACTTTTGCCGGGCATGATTAAAAAGCAGCTAACCACTGCAGCATCGATTTATCCATCGATTCTCTCACAAAGCACCGCCATCAACGCTTAATGTTTCCATAATGCATCTGTACCCGATTACTTTAACTGACTGTTAGCGACATCCGTGTCGCTCAACAAGCGATGGAATTCCTTCTTGACGACGTTGTAACATTCACAGGTATGGGATTCCAGCCCCATCCGATCAAGGACAGTAATGTG
The Sulfuriferula thiophila DNA segment above includes these coding regions:
- a CDS encoding ATPase domain-containing protein, producing MSNKVNIRRLATGVPGLDNLLGGGLPEFSFNLIAGTPGSGKTTLAHQIMFSQANPDNRALFFTVLGEPVLKMLRYQQQFPFFDIKKVNDSIRFVNLSSDLLEGNFDRVLSRIAEEVKDYAPSMVFVDSFRSVVQSAKQMKHGVSELQQFVQQLGMQMTSWQATTFLIGEYLTPESESSPVFTVADGILWLTQNMQRNSMLRKIQVVKMRGQAQVPGLHTFRISDKGIQVFPRAIIQKGSTVGSSAQVTTGQQRIAMGVPELDAMLGGGLPAGYSLLVVGPSGSGKTILATEFLAEGVRRGEPGVIAAFEKSPNQLLSNQLHKLVEAGQVGVIDTRSLDLSIDETLHDLIEMITCMQAKRVVIDSLSGFELALAPEFSEDFRGSLYRMVAELTSMGVTILMTSELEDRYTDLRFSPFGSAFLADAIIVQRYIEIAGQFKRVFSVVKVRGSQHSKDIRLFDITDDGIVIGETLSGYDGIMSGRPTVTP
- a CDS encoding hybrid sensor histidine kinase/response regulator, whose amino-acid sequence is MLNTISDSTFRNPTAGSAEGITEVRRQETLLKTGALQNAILNSANFSSIATDEKGVIQIFNVGAERMLGYAAADVMNKITPADISDPEEVIARAAALSIELETPITPGFEALVFKASRGIEDIYELTYIRKDGSRFPAVVSVTALRDAQNAIIGYLLIGTDNTARKQVEAEQRLLDQRLRDYQFYTRSLIESNIDAIMTTNPSGVITDVNNQMEALTGCTRDELIGAPFKNYFTDPERAEAGIKLVLSDKKVTDYELTARARNGKETVVSYNATTFYDRDNQLQGVFAAARDVTERKRLDQALQETNAELKSAKFVADKANLAKSDFLSSMSHELRSPLNAILGFAQLMESGTPLPTPTQKGSIDQILQAGWYLLELINEILDLALIESGKLSLSLEPMSLPEVLLDCQSMIEPQAQKNGIRMSFPQFGSHYYVNADRTRVKQVLINLLTNAIKYNRAGGSVDVTCSVVSAERIRISVQDTGEGLPPEKIVQLFQPFNRLGQEASAEEGTGIGLVVSKRLVELMGGEIGVESTVGVGSVFWIELDLAAIPQFIEDANEPSVIPKARVQHGDSLRTLLYIEDNRANMQLVEQLIARRPDLRLLGASDGTRGIMLARIHQPKVILMDINLPGISGIQALKILRDDPVTAHIPVLAISANAMPLDISKGIEAGFFRYLTKPIKVNEFMEALDMALDMAEQQSTVKLNAGDLS
- a CDS encoding response regulator encodes the protein MITADDIFNARILIVDDQHANVLLLEQMLSEAGYLSISSTMDPFAVCDLHRAHHYDLILLDLQMPGMDGFEVMEGLQKIDINGYVPVLVITAQPGHKLRALSSGAKDFVAKPFELIEVKTRIHNMLEVRLLYKQLQQFNQALEQTVTLRTAELRDSEAHFRRLSELASDWFWEQDEDGYFTKIHGPVQELLGAPIDDDFLEVISGAQLVHWDKAERAALNANITARRPFLDLICSRIGVNGAHQYFQVSGEPMFDATGRFEGYRGVGRDVTDIMLVTAHHAA
- a CDS encoding NRAMP family divalent metal transporter, yielding MAHVKVAVSSEDVGKVSWLKKLGPGLITGAADDDPSGIATYSQAGAQFGLSMLWTVWLTYPLMVGIQVISAKIGRVSGHGLATNMRQHYPAKLLYSIVGLLLVANTINIAADVAAMADALKLMVGGGPTHWYAVGFGVVSLLLQIFIPYSRYVRVLKWLTLSLLAYVATAFVIHIPWTQVVINTMLPHLSWQPAYITTVVAVFGTTISPYLFFWQASQEVEEQHANPQAKALKKAPEQAEANFRRIKLDTYIGMGFSNLVAFFIILTTAVTLNMHGITEIQTSAQAASALRPIAGDFAFWLFSAGIIGTGMLAIPVLAGSAAYALAGAFNWRNSLELKPNKAKGFYSIIVISTLIGVGLCFTPIDPIKALYWSAVINGVISVPIMAVMMLMATRADIMGQFVISRRLKVLGWVCTVVMAIAVIAMFWSFGQ
- a CDS encoding hybrid sensor histidine kinase/response regulator, whose translation is MNTNVNDDTTATENPGLQDVTGHDKDGLLAARGTERRHGDDAVAIKETAALNREKLVTAREDAVHVREEDAHEVEKKQAAADDHMLMLQQVNERLIITTIEAQELAEQVYKAQVQLENAKLAAETANLAKSDFLSSMSHELRTPLNAILGFAQLLEAGSPPPTSTQADRLQQITKAGWYLLALINEILDLATIESGKVQLSMEPVLLADVLHECQTMIEPQAQQRDVHINFEPCHPTWFVNADYTRLKQVLINLFSNAIKYNREQGTVLVKCTAPTPEHIRISIIDNGAGLSPEKLAQLFQPFNRLGQEAGDEQGTGIGLVVSKQLIELMSGSIGVASTVGVGSEFWVELDSTVATQSVAVDIMPEEIVQEPPETYSLLYVEDNPANLMLVEQIIERHPHIRMLSAQDGKHGITLARAHIPDVILMDINLPGINGFEALDILRADPATAHIPVVALSANAMCHDIERGADAGFFCYLTKPINIHKLMDALNDALRFSKNGVGQCKF
- a CDS encoding response regulator; protein product: MISDQAILNACILVVDDQQANVLLLEEMLRDAGYTCISSTTDPYAVYDLHRKNHYDLILLDLQMPGMDGFEVMASLKNIELDAYLPVLVITAQPDHKLRALAAGAKDFIAKPFDMIEVKTRIHNMLEVRLLYKKLGDANKVLEQTVQERTEELRQSEARFRRLTELSSDWYWEQDENGHFVKIFGPVLEMLGIRLDDALGSVRDDNGLGWNEAERRMLEVNLAARQPFLDFVYSRIHPDGSQQYLMVSGEPIFSASGRFSGYRGIGKDVTESMLPHDESSLNQPSVLGH
- the gspN gene encoding type II secretion system protein N — encoded protein: MKRLTIITIGLAVYTLAIIITAPATLMDTALQRISQGKLRLVETQGTLWSGTGQLEIRDTSGRAGGAQSLAWHMQPASLLRGHLVYLLNLAQSTQPVTVTLSVSQVEITNADINLPATVLGLAIPKLAPLGLSGDLSLHVANLTFASDRMQGNTSLQWRDAGSAFTTVSPLGDYELTLNGDGATTHALLRTLQGPLKLDGKGTWANGDKPNFLATAQVPPQQQQQLDPLLRLIAVTRGAGSYELQLK